One Mycobacteroides salmoniphilum DNA segment encodes these proteins:
- a CDS encoding GNAT family N-acetyltransferase: MTREIRDIDSTTEAVAHRVIATAFAEDPVIRWVNSDPRRDQAIFHGISLALHGSGQGEYLLYEDGVAVGAAHWDPPSWEPPGAQRMRAIPLLLGAVRLGVFRGIALARAAAAVRPKHPHWYLATIGAAVPGRGIGSALIKHQIDQIEGPAYLESSNIRNNPLYERFGFRVVDEIKPAPNGPTLWAMYRD; the protein is encoded by the coding sequence ATGACCCGCGAGATCCGAGACATCGACTCCACCACCGAGGCCGTTGCCCACCGCGTGATCGCCACAGCATTCGCCGAGGATCCCGTGATCCGTTGGGTGAACTCCGACCCCCGGCGTGACCAGGCGATTTTCCACGGGATCTCGCTCGCCTTGCACGGCTCCGGCCAGGGCGAGTACCTGCTGTACGAGGACGGCGTGGCGGTCGGGGCCGCGCATTGGGATCCTCCGAGCTGGGAGCCGCCGGGCGCGCAGCGGATGCGGGCCATCCCGTTGCTTCTCGGCGCGGTGCGGCTCGGCGTCTTCCGCGGTATTGCCCTGGCGCGTGCTGCCGCGGCCGTCCGGCCCAAGCACCCGCACTGGTATCTGGCGACCATCGGCGCCGCCGTCCCCGGCAGAGGTATCGGCTCAGCGCTCATCAAACACCAGATCGATCAGATCGAAGGTCCGGCCTATTTGGAGAGCTCCAACATCCGCAACAACCCGCTCTACGAACGCTTCGGCTTCAGGGTGGTCGACGAGATCAAACCGGCGCCCAACGGCCCCACGCTGTGGGCAATGTACCGGGACTGA
- a CDS encoding DHA2 family efflux MFS transporter permease subunit, protein MDSVPTALSAPSGSAEQRGVNEPGHPDKLDAALLRIAGVCGLASVMAFLDSTAVAVAQRTFVAEFGSSQAVVSWTIAGYMLAFATVIPMTGWAADRFGTKRLFMGAVLVFTVGSLLCAVSPNILLLIIFRVIQGIGGGMLMPLSFMILTREAGPKRLGRVVALGAAPFLLGPIGGPILGGWLIGSYGWEWIFLINLPIGLSAIVLAAFMFPGDNPEPSEKLDVVGALLLSPGVAMLLVGMSAIPGRDSMADRHVLLPVIIGSALIFAFVVHTRNRASHPLVDLRLFENRVVRWANITQFAFAATFVGVSLLVPSYFQVVLHQSPMRSGISMVAMGVGLVLTMPLAGIFMDRRGPGTIVLIGLPLIAVGLGIFTFGVARQADFSPILLAGLMVMGMGVGCTSTPLSAACVQSLAPSQIARGTTLLSVNDQVGGSVGAALMATLLTNQFNRAGGGIQVDPLSIAEGETGSRGISSGPVVNPISDFAINAPQWLSHAYTTVFFVAVALAVVTIVPAVFLPRKLVVGADV, encoded by the coding sequence ATGGACAGCGTGCCTACCGCCCTCTCGGCGCCGAGCGGGTCGGCTGAGCAGCGTGGTGTGAATGAGCCGGGGCACCCCGACAAGCTCGACGCCGCACTGCTGCGGATCGCTGGCGTCTGCGGTTTGGCCAGCGTGATGGCATTTTTGGACAGTACGGCTGTGGCGGTCGCTCAGCGGACCTTTGTCGCCGAGTTCGGCTCCAGTCAGGCCGTCGTGTCCTGGACCATCGCCGGTTACATGCTTGCCTTCGCAACAGTGATCCCGATGACCGGATGGGCTGCCGACCGTTTCGGCACAAAACGTCTGTTCATGGGCGCCGTCCTGGTATTCACGGTTGGCTCGTTGTTGTGCGCGGTGTCCCCAAACATCTTGTTGCTCATTATCTTCCGTGTGATTCAGGGCATTGGTGGTGGCATGTTGATGCCACTGAGCTTCATGATCTTGACCCGTGAGGCGGGCCCGAAGCGCCTTGGCAGAGTGGTCGCCCTAGGAGCGGCGCCCTTCTTGCTCGGCCCGATCGGTGGGCCGATCCTGGGGGGATGGTTGATCGGCAGCTACGGCTGGGAATGGATATTCCTGATCAACCTGCCGATCGGGTTGAGTGCCATCGTGCTGGCGGCCTTCATGTTTCCCGGGGATAACCCCGAGCCTTCAGAGAAACTCGACGTGGTGGGCGCACTGTTGCTCTCACCCGGCGTGGCGATGTTGCTTGTCGGGATGTCGGCGATCCCCGGGCGCGACAGCATGGCCGACCGACATGTCCTGCTACCCGTCATCATCGGTTCCGCACTGATTTTTGCGTTCGTCGTGCACACCAGGAACCGCGCGTCGCATCCTCTTGTCGACCTACGGCTGTTCGAAAATCGTGTGGTCAGGTGGGCCAACATCACGCAGTTCGCCTTCGCCGCCACCTTTGTCGGCGTCAGCTTGCTTGTGCCGAGTTACTTCCAGGTGGTGCTGCATCAATCGCCGATGCGGTCCGGGATATCCATGGTGGCAATGGGAGTCGGTCTCGTGCTGACCATGCCCCTCGCGGGGATCTTCATGGACAGGCGCGGGCCAGGGACGATTGTGCTGATTGGCCTCCCGTTGATTGCGGTGGGCTTGGGCATCTTCACATTCGGTGTGGCGCGACAAGCAGATTTCTCGCCGATACTGCTGGCCGGGTTAATGGTCATGGGCATGGGGGTTGGCTGCACGTCGACGCCACTGTCAGCGGCCTGCGTGCAGTCGCTGGCACCGTCCCAGATCGCGCGGGGCACCACGCTGCTGAGCGTCAACGATCAGGTGGGCGGATCTGTGGGGGCCGCGTTGATGGCAACGCTGTTGACCAATCAATTCAATCGTGCCGGAGGCGGAATTCAGGTCGATCCGTTGTCCATAGCGGAGGGAGAAACCGGGAGTCGTGGAATATCGAGTGGCCCGGTGGTGAATCCGATTTCAGATTTTGCGATAAATGCTCCGCAGTGGCTTTCGCACGCGTACACGACGGTATTCTTCGTTGCTGTTGCATTAGCGGTGGTCACCATTGTTCCTGCAGTCTTTTTGCCGAGGAAGTTGGTGGTGGGCGCCGACGTCTGA
- a CDS encoding SDR family NAD(P)-dependent oxidoreductase, protein MRAVRHMINVLTRPVSVSYPWTPTLSERVGGRTVLITGASSGIGRRLAERVAEAGARAIVTARRADELDDVVREIAVRGGIAHAVPGDLSTSDGADAVATEVLERYGAPDTLVLNAGRSIMRSLADSEHRLHDYERTVAINYLGGVGLVLRLLPGMRARGSGHIVHSSSIGVLGNLPDFSAYVGSKAAMDAVLRIAGIESRADGVRVTNVHLPLVTTDMIAPSDWSQYASLTLEEGVDMVVDALRRRSREVNNPLGILYRDSYRVLPGIVSRVQNDYYRWYSGRGRSPEGQVEAVAGPLR, encoded by the coding sequence ATGCGGGCCGTCAGACACATGATCAACGTTCTTACGAGGCCGGTCAGCGTCAGCTACCCATGGACTCCGACACTGTCCGAGCGCGTGGGCGGTCGGACGGTGTTGATCACCGGCGCGTCGAGCGGGATCGGCCGCCGGCTGGCCGAGAGGGTCGCGGAGGCGGGCGCTCGTGCGATTGTCACCGCACGCCGGGCCGATGAACTCGACGACGTGGTGCGCGAGATCGCTGTGCGGGGCGGTATCGCGCACGCGGTGCCCGGCGATCTATCGACGAGTGACGGCGCGGATGCGGTCGCCACCGAAGTACTCGAACGCTATGGGGCGCCAGATACTTTGGTGCTGAACGCGGGCAGATCGATCATGCGGTCGCTCGCCGACTCCGAACACCGGCTGCACGACTACGAGCGGACCGTGGCGATCAATTACCTCGGTGGTGTGGGCCTGGTGCTGCGCCTGCTGCCGGGCATGCGTGCCCGTGGCTCGGGGCATATCGTGCACAGCTCGTCGATTGGAGTGCTGGGCAACCTGCCCGACTTCTCTGCCTATGTCGGGTCGAAGGCGGCCATGGATGCGGTACTGCGTATCGCGGGCATCGAGAGCCGTGCCGACGGAGTGCGCGTCACCAACGTTCATCTCCCGCTGGTGACGACCGACATGATCGCCCCGTCGGACTGGAGCCAGTACGCATCGCTGACGCTGGAGGAGGGCGTCGACATGGTCGTCGATGCGCTCAGGCGGCGCAGTCGCGAGGTGAACAACCCACTGGGCATCTTGTACCGGGATTCCTACCGTGTACTACCGGGAATCGTGAGCCGGGTGCAGAACGATTACTACCGTTGGTATTCGGGCCGCGGCCGGAGCCCGGAAGGCCAGGTGGAAGCGGTGGCCGGCCCGTTGAGGTAG
- a CDS encoding class I SAM-dependent methyltransferase, with translation MDTVIHQVRRVGDFPFPHQAAFMLDNPIHRKLVDPAGVAERLGLRGDERVLEIGPGPGIFSVQIAPRLPSGHLDLFDVQPEMLDKVKRKLDRAGCRNAGFHSGDASNGLPFPDRSFDIAFLASVIGEVPDKTACIRSLHKALKPGGRLVFQEIFLDPDRLGISELRTLTEPEGFAFSSATGSRWRDIVEFTRT, from the coding sequence ATAGACACCGTGATACACCAGGTGCGCAGGGTGGGCGACTTCCCGTTTCCGCACCAGGCGGCCTTCATGCTGGACAATCCGATTCATCGAAAATTGGTGGATCCCGCGGGCGTGGCCGAGCGGTTGGGGCTGCGCGGTGACGAACGAGTGCTGGAGATCGGTCCAGGGCCGGGAATCTTCAGCGTGCAGATAGCCCCTCGACTCCCCTCGGGTCATCTCGACCTGTTCGACGTGCAGCCCGAGATGCTCGACAAGGTGAAACGCAAGCTCGACCGGGCCGGATGTCGGAACGCAGGATTCCACTCTGGCGACGCCAGTAATGGACTTCCGTTCCCGGACAGGTCCTTTGACATCGCCTTTCTCGCCAGCGTGATCGGCGAAGTCCCCGATAAGACCGCCTGCATCCGGTCACTGCACAAGGCGCTCAAGCCCGGCGGGCGGCTGGTCTTCCAGGAGATCTTCCTGGACCCCGATCGCCTGGGAATCTCCGAGCTACGCACCCTCACCGAACCGGAGGGTTTCGCCTTCTCCTCGGCGACCGGAAGCCGGTGGCGCGACATCGTGGAGTTCACCCGAACCTGA
- a CDS encoding methionyl-tRNA formyltransferase has product MRIVSFGYQVWGYRTLQALIDLGHEVVLAVTHPASEEAYKAIWSAPVDELAREHGIPVHFTTRVDAETINLVKSAEPDVIVVNSWYNRMPVELYDFPPHGTLNFHDSLLPKFTGFSPVLWTLISGESEFGLTVHRMDSGLDTGDILVQHALPIGPADTGTELVLRGMDLIPGVLAEALSALESGNAVWRPQNKAERTYCHKRSERDSAIDWSWPAEDIERFVRALSEPYPRAFTFYEGQRIEVLEARISEARYGGTPGRVIVQEEGGVVVCGSNAYRVGNRGLVITRIRCADGIERSGEEYFRRGGYLNSHT; this is encoded by the coding sequence ATGCGCATTGTGTCGTTCGGATATCAGGTCTGGGGCTACCGAACCCTGCAGGCCTTGATCGATCTGGGGCACGAGGTCGTTCTTGCGGTCACTCATCCGGCCAGCGAGGAGGCGTACAAGGCGATTTGGTCGGCGCCGGTCGATGAACTCGCGCGTGAGCATGGCATTCCCGTGCATTTCACCACACGGGTGGACGCCGAAACTATCAATCTGGTCAAGAGTGCCGAGCCTGATGTCATCGTCGTCAATAGCTGGTACAACCGGATGCCTGTCGAACTCTATGATTTCCCGCCACATGGCACCCTGAATTTCCATGATTCGCTGCTGCCGAAATTCACCGGATTTTCCCCTGTTCTATGGACGTTGATCAGCGGCGAATCCGAATTCGGATTGACTGTGCACCGCATGGATAGCGGCCTGGATACCGGTGACATTCTGGTGCAGCATGCGCTGCCGATCGGCCCTGCCGATACCGGCACCGAGCTGGTGCTGCGTGGGATGGATCTGATTCCGGGGGTGCTGGCCGAAGCGCTGAGTGCGCTGGAGTCCGGCAACGCCGTGTGGCGGCCGCAGAACAAGGCCGAACGGACCTACTGCCACAAGCGTTCAGAGCGCGACAGCGCGATCGACTGGAGCTGGCCGGCCGAGGATATCGAACGATTCGTGCGTGCATTGTCGGAGCCGTACCCGCGCGCGTTCACCTTCTACGAGGGGCAGCGGATCGAGGTGTTGGAGGCACGCATCTCCGAGGCCCGCTACGGCGGGACGCCGGGGCGGGTGATCGTTCAGGAGGAAGGCGGGGTGGTGGTGTGTGGGTCCAATGCCTATCGCGTCGGCAACCGCGGACTGGTGATCACCCGCATTCGTTGCGCCGACGGCATTGAGCGCAGCGGCGAAGAATACTTCCGGCGCGGGGGATATCTCAACAGCCACACGTGA
- a CDS encoding M48 family metallopeptidase codes for MSDLPTRTYAEFPGISTRAWEHPADRAALQTLRSLKGFDTILKALAALLRERQHRLMYLATAVRVDDRQFTSLHDTLNDCARVLDAPETPELYVIQGPYANAYTIGMDQPFIVLTSALLDLMNEQELRFIVGHELGHALSGHAVYRTMLMHLMRLAGNLGWMPIGGWALRAVVAALMEWQRKSELSGDRAGMLCGQDVDTAIRVEMKLAGGSRLDEMDTQRFLAQAAEYERTGDMRDGVLKLLNLELQSHPFSVLRAAELSKWIDRGEYGAILGGDYPRRDEDAQADLGSEFRSAARSYKDNFDSSTDPLISALRNFGSTLDGVVNVVGQGVTDVATDVRRRFSEWRNNSDDEPRDGDT; via the coding sequence ATGTCAGATCTGCCTACTCGCACCTACGCCGAGTTTCCCGGAATCAGTACCCGCGCCTGGGAACACCCGGCCGACCGGGCGGCTCTGCAAACACTGCGCAGCCTCAAAGGCTTCGACACCATCCTCAAGGCGCTGGCCGCGCTGCTGCGGGAACGTCAGCATCGGCTGATGTATCTGGCGACCGCCGTCCGCGTCGATGATCGACAGTTCACATCACTGCACGACACCCTCAACGACTGCGCGCGCGTCCTTGATGCCCCCGAAACCCCGGAGCTCTACGTCATTCAGGGGCCATACGCCAACGCCTACACCATCGGGATGGACCAACCGTTCATCGTGCTGACCTCCGCGCTGCTGGACCTGATGAACGAACAGGAGCTTCGCTTCATCGTCGGTCACGAACTCGGGCACGCACTCTCCGGGCATGCGGTGTACCGCACCATGCTGATGCACCTGATGCGGCTGGCCGGGAACCTCGGCTGGATGCCGATCGGAGGGTGGGCGCTGCGCGCCGTTGTCGCCGCGCTCATGGAATGGCAGCGCAAGTCCGAGCTGTCCGGGGACCGCGCCGGAATGCTCTGCGGCCAGGACGTGGACACCGCGATCCGGGTGGAGATGAAGCTGGCCGGGGGCTCACGCCTCGATGAGATGGATACGCAGCGCTTTCTGGCCCAGGCGGCCGAGTACGAGCGCACCGGAGACATGCGTGACGGCGTGCTCAAATTGCTCAACCTCGAACTGCAATCGCACCCGTTCTCCGTATTGCGGGCCGCCGAGCTCAGCAAGTGGATCGACCGCGGCGAGTATGGCGCGATCCTCGGCGGGGACTATCCGCGACGCGACGAGGACGCACAGGCCGATCTGGGTTCCGAGTTCCGCTCCGCGGCAAGGTCATACAAGGACAATTTCGATTCCTCGACCGACCCGCTGATCTCCGCGCTGCGCAACTTCGGATCCACGCTCGATGGCGTCGTCAATGTCGTCGGGCAGGGCGTCACCGATGTCGCCACCGACGTGCGACGCCGGTTCTCGGAGTGGCGCAACAATTCCGACGACGAGCCACGCGATGGCGACACCTGA
- a CDS encoding TetR/AcrR family transcriptional regulator: MTDPRLTLESIVAKAITIADAEGLTGVSMRKIAEALGVGAMSLYRHVADKDALLVEMTAEVTRRFAYPAEMMGDPDWRARVRVAVEYDFNLYSTHPWVLLAYAVPRNGMQPDTLVCFDWLLEAFGHLGVPVPEAAELAFQVWSYSQGVGLGAVGGQLVSPGARTDFSGLSELIGGNAELPESPRLAALVGVGDLPQVTNPREVIVKGVEILCDGIARRYGSL, encoded by the coding sequence GTGACCGATCCGCGTCTCACGCTGGAATCGATTGTTGCCAAGGCCATCACGATTGCCGATGCAGAAGGCCTGACCGGTGTGTCCATGCGTAAGATCGCCGAGGCCCTCGGCGTGGGGGCCATGTCGCTATACCGCCACGTCGCCGACAAGGATGCGCTCCTGGTCGAGATGACCGCAGAGGTCACCCGCCGATTCGCCTACCCCGCCGAGATGATGGGTGACCCTGACTGGCGGGCGCGGGTGCGCGTCGCCGTCGAATACGACTTCAATCTGTACAGCACCCATCCCTGGGTGCTGTTGGCGTATGCGGTGCCACGCAACGGGATGCAGCCCGACACTCTGGTGTGTTTCGACTGGTTGCTGGAGGCCTTCGGTCACCTCGGGGTTCCGGTGCCCGAGGCGGCGGAACTGGCGTTTCAGGTGTGGAGCTACTCGCAGGGCGTCGGCCTCGGTGCGGTCGGTGGGCAGCTTGTCTCCCCGGGCGCACGCACCGACTTTTCGGGATTATCCGAGCTGATCGGCGGTAACGCCGAGCTGCCGGAATCCCCGCGACTGGCCGCACTGGTGGGGGTGGGCGACCTGCCGCAGGTGACCAATCCGCGTGAAGTGATCGTCAAGGGTGTGGAGATCCTGTGCGACGGCATCGCGCGGCGCTACGGGTCGCTATAG
- a CDS encoding MFS transporter: MTTCKSTAPENATPEGARAGRRTWFGLATLLLPVFLVSMDVSVLFLAMPRLSESLNPSAAEQLWILDVYGFLLAGLLITMGNLGDRWGRRRLMLWGATLFGIASVIAAFAPTPLALIAARALMGIGGATLLPASLALIGVMFPNARQKALAVGIWAAAFSFGAAVGPVIGGLLLHHYWWGSVFLINVPVLIVLLLTANALIPEYRNPVLEPFDLAGVALSMTGIMTLVYAVKAAATHGFSLSVAITGVIGVVTLAMFVRQQMRCPHPLLALDLFRNRTFTVAIVGTVAAMATFGATTYLTGLYLQSVLGFDVLAAAFLGLPMALTVAYFSMDAARIERLLGERWTFVVSLLAMAVGNAVLLALGPHGPVGVYIAATVIVGAGAGVMFTFVSAVALNAAPTERAGQATGISEMSFELGTAFGLALFGALASAIFAARTHVHETLGQAMARAKDIGGEAGATAAELARTGWTDGIHAVAGVSTLILVAAAITAAVVMRHSDS; encoded by the coding sequence ATGACCACCTGCAAGAGCACTGCGCCCGAAAACGCGACGCCGGAAGGCGCCCGCGCTGGACGACGTACCTGGTTCGGGCTGGCCACGCTCCTGCTGCCCGTGTTCCTGGTGTCGATGGACGTCTCGGTGCTGTTCCTGGCGATGCCACGGCTGTCCGAGTCACTCAATCCATCGGCGGCCGAACAGCTCTGGATCCTGGATGTGTACGGATTCCTGCTCGCCGGACTGCTCATCACCATGGGCAACCTGGGCGACCGGTGGGGACGTCGACGTCTCATGCTCTGGGGTGCAACACTTTTTGGCATCGCATCGGTGATCGCCGCATTCGCGCCCACCCCGCTGGCACTGATCGCGGCACGCGCGCTGATGGGTATCGGCGGGGCCACCCTGCTCCCCGCCAGCCTGGCGCTTATCGGCGTCATGTTCCCCAATGCCCGCCAGAAGGCGCTCGCGGTCGGCATCTGGGCGGCGGCCTTCTCATTCGGTGCCGCCGTCGGCCCCGTCATCGGCGGCCTGCTGCTGCACCACTACTGGTGGGGCTCGGTGTTCCTCATCAACGTTCCGGTGCTGATCGTGCTGCTACTCACCGCCAACGCGCTCATCCCCGAATACCGAAACCCCGTCCTGGAACCGTTCGACCTCGCCGGCGTCGCGCTGTCGATGACCGGAATCATGACCCTGGTATACGCCGTGAAAGCCGCAGCGACGCATGGCTTCTCGCTATCCGTCGCAATCACCGGAGTGATCGGCGTCGTCACCCTGGCGATGTTCGTCCGGCAGCAGATGCGCTGCCCGCACCCGCTGCTCGCGCTGGACCTGTTCCGCAACCGGACCTTCACCGTGGCAATCGTCGGCACCGTCGCCGCGATGGCGACGTTCGGCGCCACGACCTACCTCACCGGGCTCTACCTGCAGTCAGTGCTCGGCTTCGACGTGCTGGCCGCCGCCTTCCTCGGACTGCCCATGGCGCTGACGGTCGCCTACTTCTCGATGGACGCAGCACGTATCGAGCGTCTACTCGGGGAGCGCTGGACATTCGTGGTGTCTCTGCTGGCCATGGCGGTTGGCAACGCGGTGCTCCTCGCACTGGGCCCACACGGGCCGGTGGGCGTCTACATCGCGGCAACGGTGATCGTGGGCGCCGGTGCCGGTGTCATGTTTACGTTCGTCTCTGCCGTAGCGCTCAATGCCGCCCCGACCGAGCGGGCCGGGCAGGCCACGGGCATCTCGGAGATGAGCTTTGAGCTCGGGACGGCCTTCGGGCTGGCTTTGTTCGGAGCCCTGGCCTCCGCGATCTTCGCCGCCCGCACCCATGTGCACGAGACACTCGGACAGGCCATGGCGCGCGCCAAGGACATCGGTGGCGAGGCGGGTGCCACCGCGGCCGAGCTCGCCAGGACCGGATGGACCGACGGAATCCACGCGGTAGCGGGGGTATCGACGCTGATCCTGGTGGCCGCCGCGATCACGGCCGCCGTTGTGATGCGTCACAGCGACAGCTGA
- a CDS encoding SMI1/KNR4 family protein encodes MSMLADQQKALHEKDSLYDLPGTPQPTTRKDIRAKERQWGLYLDADHRELLQVSDGLRAFCGFDDLFSLADSAPGSTNWEGMKAYIEGASLTPEYFGAHSFNQLIPVLGTEDDYVMIIAVAHSYFSDEPGTVFELGGSGPNGIGQYPTLMDAVRTKSEWYQRELRNTKA; translated from the coding sequence GTGTCGATGCTCGCCGACCAGCAGAAGGCTCTGCATGAGAAGGACTCTCTGTACGACCTTCCCGGCACGCCCCAGCCGACGACACGCAAGGACATCCGCGCAAAGGAACGGCAGTGGGGCCTGTATCTGGATGCCGACCACCGGGAACTGCTCCAGGTCTCCGACGGCCTGCGCGCATTCTGCGGCTTCGACGACTTGTTCTCCCTCGCCGATTCGGCGCCCGGCTCGACGAACTGGGAGGGCATGAAGGCGTACATCGAAGGCGCGTCGCTGACTCCCGAATACTTCGGTGCCCACTCCTTCAACCAACTGATTCCCGTTCTCGGCACCGAGGACGACTACGTGATGATCATTGCCGTGGCCCACTCATACTTCAGCGACGAGCCGGGCACCGTGTTCGAGCTCGGCGGTAGTGGCCCCAACGGGATCGGCCAGTACCCGACACTGATGGACGCGGTGAGGACCAAGTCGGAGTGGTACCAGAGGGAACTCCGGAACACGAAGGCGTAG
- a CDS encoding MbtH family protein produces MQTNPFDDDSASFLVLVNDQEQHSLWPSFADAPSGWRVVYGHAGRAACLEYIDEHWPDIRPKDLRQRLA; encoded by the coding sequence ATGCAAACCAATCCCTTTGACGATGACAGTGCCAGCTTTCTCGTTCTGGTCAACGATCAGGAACAACACAGCCTGTGGCCGTCCTTCGCCGATGCCCCGTCGGGCTGGCGCGTGGTCTACGGTCATGCTGGCCGCGCAGCGTGCCTCGAGTACATCGATGAGCATTGGCCCGACATACGGCCCAAGGACCTACGCCAAAGACTCGCGTAG